From Etheostoma spectabile isolate EspeVRDwgs_2016 chromosome 19, UIUC_Espe_1.0, whole genome shotgun sequence, the proteins below share one genomic window:
- the snapc2 gene encoding snRNA-activating protein complex subunit 2, with protein sequence MKPPPRKRTKVDRTVYTEPPGKRVSNQWKQAEQRNLLTALKALSVKTQGREDIDYEFLRNHVKTRSISELQSVVEYLKNKVISLASQTLKEKRLEEKVRKPIEVWTHLASTMAGTLEEPISTAFSQMLIVTSTEPCTLRNCDPPRVYRPPSNKDGPVGRTIPPRPVTRLPVKVERPNINTARPLMVIKTPAPAKGPAKRLPAPSQVVKVPNGNIPPPKQRLPATAGSSTSQSAASACHPGAAQTLAAPSTSPQPPSRTVTSLTVTGQVPASSGSAAAVKTQSVGSSEIRTTQQPAEQHPTPISTTSNSLTSTNATSKTPVPSTAASSTPPLSTATTAALHGPTSKYDTTRVSGVKGVVDFERIYCFLSQIHQPNDECHLTPMESAIMLDLLMSLPEELPLLDCNKLHTHLTQVYKFLSSPADSKRMQEMFKERKDGPWAQSGPPSGRNSQQRTAGAGDSNDVTDSGGKKLQPEDSESQSSGSNDPSGHSGNAEKMGLCPPLNPFMVPLRLLRRK encoded by the exons ATGAAGCCGCCTCCTCGGAAACGAACTAAAGTAGATCGCACCGTGTATACCGAACCGCCAGGTAAGCGGGTCAGCAACCAGTGGAAGCAAGCAGAACAGAGGAATCTCCTTACAGCACTGAAAGCGCTCAGCGTGAAAACCCAGGGCCGCGAGGACATCGACTATGAGTTCCTGAGAAACCACGTGAAAACTCGCTCTATTTCGGAG CTGCAGTCTGTGGTGGAATATCTGAAGAACAAAGTGATCTCGTTGGCGAGCCAAACGCTTAAGGAGAAGAGATTGGAGGAGAAGGTCAGAAAGCCCATCGAGGTGTGGACACACCTGGCTTCTACTATGGCTGGAACGCTCGAAGAACCCATTTCCACTGCATTCTCTCAG aTGCTGATCGTGACGTCCACAGAGCCTTGCACCCTGAGGAACTGTGACCCTCCCCGAGTCTACAGACCACCCTCAAACAAAGACGGGCCTGTTGGTCGCACCATCCCTCCTAGACCAGTGACTAGGTTGCCAGTCAAAG TTGAGCGTCCTAACATCAATACAGCCCGTCCTCTCATGGTTATCAAGACCCCAGCACCAGCCAAGGGCCCAGCCAAGAGactcccagcaccctcccaagTGGTGAAAGTGCCAAACGGCAACATCCCTCCGCCAAAGCAACGGCTCCCTGCCACAGCTGGAAGCTCCACCTCTCAGTCTGCAGCGTCCGCCTGCCATCCAGGTGCGGCACAAACACTCGCCGCGCCTTCCACATCTCCACAACCGCCCTCACGGACTGTGACTTCACTTACAG TTACAGGACAAGTCCCGGCTAGTTCTGGCTCTGCAGCAGCGGTAAAGACTCAGAGTGTTGGCAGCTCTGAAATCCGGACTACCCAGCAGCCCGCGGAGCAACACCCCACCCCCATCTCCACCACGTCAAACTCCCTCACCTCCACCAACGCCACTAGCAAAACTCCAGTCCCCAGTACAGCAGCCTCCTCCACGCCCCCGCTCTCCACCGCCACCACCGCGGCCCTTCACGGTCCCACCAGCAAGTATGACACGACGAGGGTGTCGGGCGTCAAGGGCGTAGTGGACTTTGAGAGGATCTATTGCTTCCTGAGTCAGATCCATCAGCCGAACGACGAGTGCCATCTCACCCCCATGG AGAGCGCTATAATGTTGGACCTGTTGATGTCTCTACCAGAGGAGCTTCCCCTGCTGGACTGCAACAAGCTGCACACACATCTGACCCAG GTGTACAAATTCCTCTCATCCCCTGCTGACTCCAAGAGGATGcaagaaatgtttaaagaacGGAAGGACGGACCCTGGGCTCAGTCAGGGCCACCGAGTGGTCGAAACAGTCAGCAGAGGACTGCTGGGGCTGGTGACAGCAATGATGTCACAGACAGTGGAGGGAAGAAACTGCAGCCAGaggactctgagagccaatcaTCAGGAAGCAATGACCCATCAGGACATTCAGGGAATGCAGAAAAGATGGGACTCTGCCCCCCCCTCAACCCGTTTATGGTGCCACTGAGACTGTTGAGGCGCAAATAG
- the vgf gene encoding neurosecretory protein VGF: protein MIGYHNASSALTLLVLLTGVSLLHLSTPNPINAPGDVNYPHRDTPPTKDPETGSIQKEEAEEEEELFKDVDPKTLAAVLLEALNHSWVGERREGRERNDEMKDGEEMKAETEEASREEAYRGVRTMEMEGANRDRDGRQELELLMAAQGKEREREEEEEMKRAQEEEEKMTEKVTSRTTSQTVLVQRERQPAGLDGRGDNGQSAAAPNIPGQGSNEEEEQLSPEELMNLETMMKEFPRLNAATKRDGDSERNQRESRGYSSYNDVVPIGKGTDLAMTKKKLKWQEETQKGLNFPTFRGGNFMDDFDHNDNYAGGNAVQPQLPTEQEAMEDDEPAEEEEEVLSPEEEEARAKVEQEEMRRQAAEAQRAKMEEEKLADIASDMLLRYMVKQNNGNRKYSASLSNAAEDKRSDEEQEVTEEDDIDPQTIDKLIEISNKLHLPADDVVDIISDVEKKKKKDVPPETASRWQRPPTPLSSPFLSTKGFSASQTPTSQNGFPVSKQPSPAVNLLKTWLQEKSQTKSQDLWNKPSKPWSASPNRWPKPQKPLSIKQDLWRKSPKSVWTGYPLYPYKYPSYYQRKLYPDYYPIYYPPPPRPKPRYYIPNNFLGNSVDDTYSLPPRRRYHSWVQPRLRHPPAGLQQRPYYASYRFQPLPIPKPRSSPPRMPVIPPQQKFYYSVPAAPAVTRNEDYNSAGKQPDSSKHDDLEKYIQQILMKGQMLE, encoded by the coding sequence ATGATTGGGTACCACAATGCCTCAAGTGCCCTTACCCTCCTAGTTCTCCTGACAGGGGTGTCCCTCCTCCACCTGTCCACCCCCAATCCCATCAATGCCCCTGGAGATGTCAATTACCCACACAGAGATACTCCTCCTACAAAGGATCCGGAGACAGGATCAATACAGAAAGAagaggcagaggaagaagaggagctgtTTAAGGATGTGGATCCCAAAACACTAGCGGCCGTTTTACTTGAGGCACTGAATCACTCGTGGGTAggggaaaggagggagggaagggagCGCAACGATGAGATGAAGGATGGAGAAGAAATGAAGGCTGAGACGGAGGAGGCTTCAAGAGAAGAAGCTTACAGAGGAGTGAGAACGATGGAGATGGAAGGagcaaacagagacagagatggcCGACAGGAGCTGGAGCTGCTGATGGCCGCGCAGGGGAAGGAGcgggaaagagaggaagaagaggagatgaagagagctcaggaggaagaggagaagatgaCAGAAAAGGTGACCAGTCGTACCACGAGTCAAACAGTCCTGGTCCAAAGAGAGCGGCAACCCGCTGGTTTAGACGGAAGAGGGGACAACGGGCAGAGTGCCGCCGCCCCAAACATACCAGGACAAGGTAGcaatgaagaggaggagcagctcAGCCCCGAGGAGCTGATGAACCTCGAGACCATGATGAAGGAGTTCCCTCGTTTAAACGCCGCTACTAAGAGGGACGGCGATTCGGAGCGGAACCAGAGAGAGAGCCGAGGCTACAGCAGCTACAACGACGTCGTGCCGATCGGCAAAGGCACCGACCTCGCCATGACTAAGAAGAAACTGAAATGGCAAGAGGAGACACAGAAAGGCCTGAACTTCCCAACATTCAGGGGAGGCAACTTCATGGACGACTTTGATCATAACGACAACTATGCTGGCGGTAACGCAGTGCAACCCCAACTTCCGACAGAGCAGGAAGCGATGGAAGATGACGAACCcgcggaggaggaagaggaggtgttGAGTCCCGAGGAAGAAGAAGCTCGGGCTAAAGTGGAgcaggaggagatgaggaggcaGGCGGCCGAGGCCCAGAGAGccaagatggaggaggagaagttGGCCGACATTGCCTCGGACATGCTGCTGCGCTACATGGTCAAACAGAACAACGGGAACAGGAAGTATAGCGCGTCTCTGTCCAATGCCGCCGAGGACAAGCGGTCCGACGAGGAACAGGAAGTGACGGAGGAGGATGACATCGACCCCCAGACCATCGACAAGCTGATTGAGATCTCCAACAAGCTCCACCTCCCCGCCGACGACGTGGTGGACATCATCAGTGAcgtggagaagaagaagaagaaagacgtGCCGCCTGAGACGGCGTCTCGTTGGCAACGGCCTCCGACGCCACTGTCGTCTCCTTTCTTGTCGACCAAAGGTTTCTCTGCGTCGCAGACGCCAACCAGTCAAAATGGCTTCCCCGTCTCTAAGCAACCCTCTCCAGCTGTCAATCTCCTCAAAACATGGTTGCAGGAGAAATCGCAAACCAAATCGCAGGATCTTTGGAACAAACCTTCAAAGCCTTGGTCAGCCAGTCCAAATCGCTGGCCCAAACCTCAGAAGCCTCTGTCAATCAAGCAGGACCTCTGGCGCAAATCCCCCAAGTCTGTTTGGACTGGATACCCTTTGTACCCCTACAAATACCCATCCTACTACCAGAGGAAGCTGTACCCAGACTACTACCCGATCTATTATCCTCCTCCACCCAGACCCAAACCCCGTTACTACATCCCCAACAACTTCCTGGGAAATTCCGTGGATGACACCTACTCCTTGCCTCCCAGGCGCCGTTACCACAGCTGGGTCCAACCTCGGCTGAGACACCCCCCCGCCGGCCTCCAGCAGAGGCCGTACTACGCCAGCTACCGCTTTCAGCCACTACCCATCCCCAAACCTCGTTCTTCCCCTCCCCGAATGCCTGTGATCCCTCCACAACAGAAGTTCTATTACTCAGTCCCGGCAGCACCCGCCGTGACGAGAAATGAAGATTACAACTCTGCTGGAAAGCAGCCGGACAGCAGCAAGCATGACGATCTGGAGAAATACATTCAGCAGATACTCATGAAGGGACAAATGTTGGAATGA